AtctaaattggggaaacatgttTTTATATGTTTGACTATCATTCTTGAACTCTGAAAGCTGATTTTATGAAGTTTATTCAATTCTGATTATGAACTGACATGAGAAAGTAAtttatattgctttgattttggaaattatgtgaaaCTGAGATTGTGAACTTGGAAAGTTGATTATGAGACTTTTGACGAGACTTGAACTGGTTTGAGAAAACGattttggggatccttgatagaaccccgtagccgttaacggaggtaacggcctaggtgcacctagctagtttgattccgggtggagagggctatccgttagatggagccgccagtgcacggaaagggctatcaacgagatgaagcttcccccgatgagattgatgagatatgacatgattccgggtggagagggctatccgttagatggagccgcctcttgGGTAAGAATCCTtaagaggaaagggctatcaacgagatgtagcttcccccgatgacacgatgtgacttgagaaaggaaagggctatccgctagatggagccgcccctatcggagaggccatcccttaggaggagagggctatcagcgagatggagccgcctcatggttctacatgtgtgaccctattaaaGTTATTTCTGGTTTTATGTTTTTCATATCTGTACATGATTTTAACTGTATTTATTTGAAATGGTTATTTATGAACTTTATGATTTTTGTCAAGTTCATTGTTGAAATGATTTAAACTGGTATTATTGATGATATAAATTGTTTATACTGAGCTGAGAGCGAAAAACTTGTGCCTAGTTTGTTTCCccttcctgttcatggtggttgttgactgctcactaagtctttgtgacttaccccattcaTTATTTCCCTTCACAGATTTTCAGGCAGCTTAGTAGCAGACTGTTGTCAGATTCAGATCATTCGACTTATTTCCTTTAGCAGGTTGTCATAGTGGTGTCTTTTATTCAATCCTGGTTATCTGCAGCTATAGAGAGTCCTAAGTGGATTTAGATTTGGGATTGTGATTTATTGTTATATTTTAAGAGTTGACACTTGAGTGCTCGAGTTGATTTTATATTTCACTTAAAATACTGGTTATGGAAGAACCTATTGGCAGATGTTGTTAATTTGTAACTATTGGAATTACAAAAGAGATTCTAGTGTTTTTATATATGTGTACAAAGATATTTTGAATAAATTGTTTGGAAAATGATTCTATGGGGAAGAGGCTGGCCAGGCTAGGGTGGtagtctgtgcgccggtcacggcttATGATTTTGGGTCGTGACATAACTCTTGAATCCAAGTTTGTAAATTCTGATTACGAAAACCATACCACTGCCAAGCTCCCATCCTTGTCCAAATTTCGCGAGAATGGGGACAATCTCTCAGAGCATGGTGCGGATCTTCCTCAGGGGCGGAGCACCTCGAACAAGCTCTTGAAACTGCCATGTGACACTTGTGGCGGAGACTATTGACTGGGAGTGAGTCGTGCAGCGTCAGCCATACAAAGTAACGCACTTTCTCCGGCACCGATAGCTTCCACAGCCACCGCCAGTCTTGTGTCGCCATTAAAACCTGATGCTTTTCCCTTAGCCAAGCATACCCACTTCTAATTGTGTAAGCTCTAAGATCATCACCATCCCAGTGCCAATGGTCATTCACCGTCAAGTCTAACCGAGGATCCACGCGAGTGAAACAATTCACTACCTCCGGCGGGAGCATGGTGTACACCATGTAAATTAAACCATATACAGTCTGATATAAATTTTCATAAATTTCTTTTCTAGTTGAACACTTGGCGACCATTTTTTACCGGATTTGCGTTACCCTTCTTAGAATTACAACATATTTATACTTGAACAATCATACCACATCATAGTTCATAGGGACAGAAAACGATAGAGagtgaaagaaagaagagataGAAGGGACTAGTTGGGAACTACTAGTACTACTTTTTCACATATAATTCACCTTCTAAGGCTAAGCACCCAATGCTTCTCAAACACCCACcaatttggtaaaaaaaaagcagggaataaaagaaaaattgggTAGGGACTAAAGAGGTTCCAAATCACAAGCCTGAGGGATTGTTAGGTATGTCAGTTGGGGTATGCCAAATTGCAATGCTAAATGATCAATTGATTGAAAAGGTGTGAGTGTGGCTTATCAATGGATGATTGTGCCTTTTTCTTCAGGTTTCATTTCCACCATACCGCaatagagatagagagagaactACTAGACTGATTGATTGAGGTTTGTGGTGTTAAACTACTAGACTGGTCAAGAAGGAGGGTGGAGGTTTGGGGAAGTGAATAAAGTGGGGGAAATCAGAGGAGGGAAAGGATGGATATTGAAAAAGCCATCAGAAGATCAACACCCGCCACCGTATAAGATGGTGTTTAGATTTGGGGAGAAGGAACGTGAAAGAAGAGTAAGAAAAGAGaccaaaattaatttgaaaaagaGCGATGTTATTTGTTACGGGAGATAAATGAACGAAATGCAAGAATTCATACATGTTAGATCGATCGAGAAAGTTCAGAATTCAAAACCATAAATGAGTAGGATTTAGTGAAAACTTAAACGGCCTCTTAAGTCGTCCTCTTGCATTTCGTTTCAGAACATCAAGcagttttctttaaaaaaatggaGGCACCAAAGCTAATATAAAAAGTCCATGTAAACAACCCTTGATCGGACTAGGGCCACCATGTGAGCTTATGACCTAACAATAAATGTATCATGTATGCACTTTGGTAAAATTCGAACTTAATTCAGAAAACAAAATTGTAAGACAAAAAAACGTTACACAAATTTAAGAGAGGCCAATTTAGATTCGCCCTTATGTTACATGGAAAAATATATACTTATCCTTATGTTAAATAAAATGGTGTGACTAAGTagactttcaagtttcaacaactAATTTTACTTGTAACTAATGTACTCTATGAAATAACTTTCAACTCGACAGTTAGATAAACTAAATTACTACTATTGAATGGTGAAACTATAAAAGTTCAACAACTAattgttatttgtttttaaaagaaATGTCTCATATTTGAAAATTATACCTTAATCTTTAACAGGAAAATTACCCAAAAGGCATAgaatagaagaaaaacaagTGAAGTTAACTTCACTTGTAACTCCATAGGAATATCCTAAAAGTTGTACTCAAGGTGCTGCTAGAACCCCAAGTAGACATTTACATAGACTACTAGGAAATAATGCCCAATGCTATATATACAGCGCTTTAGGATTTCAAAGCAGAGGCAGATGATGCAGAGATACGAAACTTGGAATTTCTTTAGAATCATCTCAGCAGCGAGGCATGGCCAGAGCAAAAGATATAGCACAAATAGGGGCATAAATTACACAGATGTGATACCCAAAATGATGAAATTCCATCAAAGCAGCAAAGCAATTTGTGTTAGACCTGTACGCCTGTATGTATATAAGGTctccttcaaaatcaatttctgTCTACAAACTCAGCTGGTAAGTTTAGATCAAAAAAGCCAGCGCCTCCAACACCCTCTTTTCTAGCACGCTTACGCGAAGAACATCCACTCTCGTCTCTACACCCTGATCCAGAAGCCCAATCATGATCTGTAGTTACACCTACGCTTGCAGTATTAATACAATAATCCTTGTCACTCAGAAACATTTCTGATGAGCATCCACAAAGTCAAACTGAAGAAAACATATataaaaacattcataacatAGTATAACAATAAAGtataaaataagaactagcaagTTGGCACCATATTTTCATGTCATAATTTTTTTGCAAGAAGTGAAACCAGTTAAAATAATAATGGCAAATAAAACACATTATAAGCTTCACTAAGAACCATAAGCATAATGAAAGTATGTAATATTCATTCATCTACAAACTTAAAGAttaagttttgaatttttttctccTATTAGCAcattaatttaatgaaaaaatataataaaaaaaaacaaggttAGAATCAAACACCAAATGATCCCCATAACTGTAATCTCCCGACATATGTATACATATTGATGCAATTATACATGTAATGGAATATTAAGGAGCATACTTAATTTGACAGTTATCTCAAAGTCTATCAAAAATCCAATATAAATAAAAGTACAATAAACACTTACCAGTATTATTGGCTTTATTGTTCCAACAATCTGAGAGTTCTGAAGCCCTCTCTATGCCCTTTGATTTATAGGGAGCTATACTGTGAACACCAAGATGGAGAGAGCCCAATAAATCATTCTCGATGCAATCATACCTGCATTAAGTATTAGAATTGGCATTCATCAAGGTCAAACTGTCAGAGATGTACAAGGACCTTATATAAAGCAGCACTTACATTTTCTGACAAAGTTTGTCAATAATTGTTGAAACATTGATTATTTGCATCCTTAACTCCATCACCTTTGCATCTTGAAAGGTTTCAAAAGGCTCCTCCAAAATTTTAGAGAGTTTTTCAACGTTGCCCTCAAGCTGCTGCTGTTGATCCTCAAATAGGTTCTGTTTTATTTCCCTCTGAGCTTCTGACATTTCATCTTTAAAAAGCTCATCTCCAAACATATAAAATGCAAATGCATATGAATACGAAAGGACACGCCTAGATCTGAAAAGTCTGGAGAGTCCATTATTTACCCAGCTATAATCTCTGAGTGTAGAATCTTTTTCTTCTGAAATAGCAATCTTCCCTTGTATGTTCTCTTTTAGTTTACTTTCAAGCTTGAAGGAGTCTGTATGAGCTTTATATCGGTTATGATAGTGCATATACCTATAAAGATCCCTTTTTGCCCGTTCAGCTGTCTTTTCTTGTTCTTTGTAGCGACCACAGCTATGACCAGCTATACTTGACCAAGTATGATCTCGGCCAGTGGCTCCACCACACAACCAACTGTAAAAAAAAGTGGAAAATTGTTATGGAAAACATAATGTTAGCACAAGAAGTCACAGGTAGCTTAAACTCCTGATCCCTATTAccatatttaaaattaagtgAATCTTTACATCCGAAAAACAGAGAAGAAAAGCTGAATGAAAAATTGAGAATATATAATGCAAGAAGGAGGAATATACTCACCAAAATGCTTGGCCACATATACAGCTAACCAAGTTACAACCACCATTCTTCTCCACCGGTTTGTGGCACTTTGGACAAGGTTTTGTATGAACTGTTATCCAATTAACAGTTTCTGATTCATCTCGACATTTCTTAGTCCAAAGCTCCCACATCAAGCATGAACAGGGGGAGTGTGCTTCTGACAAGCAATTAAAACAAAATTGTTCGCCACATGAACATTCTACCTCACACAAGTTATCATCCTCAGTGCGAACTGCATTCCCACAATGAGGCACGCTTGGACACCATTTAACCCTCTTGTTGTCTTCAATGTAGGATTCAAGAAGAAACCGCTCATATTTCTCCGCCAAATCAGGGTGCTTTTTACTGAGTAGAGTTCTTACGACAGCTTCATCACAAATGGAATTACATTTGTGCGCCATGCATCTAATGCGTTTACTTTGACCCTCATTTATCTTAACAATAAAGTGCTCTGTCCAACCTGTAAAAGCTAATGAATATGTAAAAGGCTTCCAAATGAAGTTTGCATGAATTTCAATAGTTTTGCAAAAGAtaacaaagaaataaaacttCTGGCAACACTCAACTTTCTACCAGTTCAACCATTGAATAATGAAATCACAATTAGTAATCAATCTTTGATAATGGGGTATAAAAAGGCTGACATAGACCCTTAATAACTgcatcaacaacaaaaacaatagAAGCGATGCCATCAACAATGAAagctatataatatttttatggatttggtttcatgtttgagTCGGAAAACACACCCCAATGTGGGAATGGAGAAGCGAGATTTTGCCGTGTTGCCTTCAATGTAAATCAACTTTGAATTTAACAGAAATACAAACACACTCTAAGATGACAACCTCATTTTAGAATATGAGAAGACACAAATGCAACTATAGTGGAACCCACTATTATTTCTGTAGGGTTCATTAAATTttgcttttgtgtttttctCTTGCATGACATAACATTGCCATGTAACTATGTAATAATTGACATGAAGGATCAAAATTCATTCTTTAGTCTTCACCTACGAAATCTCAGAAAACCAAAGGTCAAGAATAACAGAATATACAAACACTCACAGGAGTTGCAAAAGCAGTGACCACAGTCCATTCTGGTCGCTTCATCACTAGGAACATCCTCGATGCAGATTTCGCACATCACAGAAGCATGAACCACCGAGTCACGATGTTCATCCACACTAACACCAGCTTCACGAAACAGAAATTCTTTCCCCCTGTCTACATACACTGCAAACAATTTCTCCACATCCCAACGATGATAAATAAGCAGCGTACGCGCATGTTGCTCCCTCACCGAAAGCATCTCCATCACTCTGCGCAAATCATCCCTCTGCATGAATGTGAATAGAAATTTCAGTAAAACCTAAAAACATGTTTTTACCTCAACAAAACACACTACTTTATTTTTTTCCCACATGTTACCTGTGCAGCTAGCAATGACTCCTTAGTTATCACCTGCAAGTACAAAAGTAACAAAACAGTTCAGTAAAACACAGTCAGTGGTAGGATCATC
This portion of the Lotus japonicus ecotype B-129 chromosome 3, LjGifu_v1.2 genome encodes:
- the LOC130747437 gene encoding probable E3 ubiquitin-protein ligase ARI1 isoform X3 — protein: MDDYASTDEEYRYSDQDDSLDDDDDDAFENDGQDYGLLSSKAPTSQVITKESLLAAQRDDLRRVMEMLSVREQHARTLLIYHRWDVEKLFAVYVDRGKEFLFREAGVSVDEHRDSVVHASVMCEICIEDVPSDEATRMDCGHCFCNSSFTGWTEHFIVKINEGQSKRIRCMAHKCNSICDEAVVRTLLSKKHPDLAEKYERFLLESYIEDNKRVKWCPSVPHCGNAVRTEDDNLCEVECSCGEQFCFNCLSEAHSPCSCLMWELWTKKCRDESETVNWITVHTKPCPKCHKPVEKNGGCNLVSCICGQAFCWLCGGATGRDHTWSSIAGHSCGRYKEQEKTAERAKRDLYRYMHYHNRYKAHTDSFKLESKLKENIQGKIAISEEKDSTLRDYSWVNNGLSRLFRSRRVLSYSYAFAFYMFGDELFKDEMSEAQREIKQNLFEDQQQQLEGNVEKLSKILEEPFETFQDAKVMELRMQIINVSTIIDKLCQKMYDCIENDLLGSLHLGVHSIAPYKSKGIERASELSDCWNNKANNTDHDWASGSGCRDESGCSSRKRARKEGVGGAGFFDLNLPAEFVDRN
- the LOC130747437 gene encoding probable E3 ubiquitin-protein ligase ARI1 isoform X1, with product MDDYASTDEEYRYSDQDDSLDDDDDDAFENDGQDYGLLSSKAPTSQVITKESLLAAQRDDLRRVMEMLSVREQHARTLLIYHRWDVEKLFAVYVDRGKEFLFREAGVSVDEHRDSVVHASVMCEICIEDVPSDEATRMDCGHCFCNSSFTGWTEHFIVKINEGQSKRIRCMAHKCNSICDEAVVRTLLSKKHPDLAEKYERFLLESYIEDNKRVKWCPSVPHCGNAVRTEDDNLCEVECSCGEQFCFNCLSEAHSPCSCLMWELWTKKCRDESETVNWITVHTKPCPKCHKPVEKNGGCNLVSCICGQAFCWLCGGATGRDHTWSSIAGHSCGRYKEQEKTAERAKRDLYRYMHYHNRYKAHTDSFKLESKLKENIQGKIAISEEKDSTLRDYSWVNNGLSRLFRSRRVLSYSYAFAFYMFGDELFKDEMSEAQREIKQNLFEDQQQQLEGNVEKLSKILEEPFETFQDAKVMELRMQIINVSTIIDKLCQKMYDCIENDLLGSLHLGVHSIAPYKSKGIERASELSDCWNNKANNTGVTTDHDWASGSGCRDESGCSSRKRARKEGVGGAGFFDLNLPAEFVDRN
- the LOC130747437 gene encoding probable E3 ubiquitin-protein ligase ARI1 isoform X2; translated protein: MDDYASTDEEYRYSDQDDSLDDDDDDAFENDGQDYGLLSSKAPTSQVITKESLLAAQRDDLRRVMEMLSVREQHARTLLIYHRWDVEKLFAVYVDRGKEFLFREAGVSVDEHRDSVVHASVMCEICIEDVPSDEATRMDCGHCFCNSCWTEHFIVKINEGQSKRIRCMAHKCNSICDEAVVRTLLSKKHPDLAEKYERFLLESYIEDNKRVKWCPSVPHCGNAVRTEDDNLCEVECSCGEQFCFNCLSEAHSPCSCLMWELWTKKCRDESETVNWITVHTKPCPKCHKPVEKNGGCNLVSCICGQAFCWLCGGATGRDHTWSSIAGHSCGRYKEQEKTAERAKRDLYRYMHYHNRYKAHTDSFKLESKLKENIQGKIAISEEKDSTLRDYSWVNNGLSRLFRSRRVLSYSYAFAFYMFGDELFKDEMSEAQREIKQNLFEDQQQQLEGNVEKLSKILEEPFETFQDAKVMELRMQIINVSTIIDKLCQKMYDCIENDLLGSLHLGVHSIAPYKSKGIERASELSDCWNNKANNTGVTTDHDWASGSGCRDESGCSSRKRARKEGVGGAGFFDLNLPAEFVDRN
- the LOC130747437 gene encoding probable E3 ubiquitin-protein ligase ARI1 isoform X4, encoding MDDYASTDEEYRYSDQDDSLDDDDDDAFENDGQDYGLLSSKAPTSQVITKESLLAAQRDDLRRVMEMLSVREQHARTLLIYHRWDVEKLFAVYVDRGKEFLFREAGVSVDEHRDSVVHASVMCEICIEDVPSDEATRMDCGHCFCNSSFTGWTEHFIVKINEGQSKRIRCMAHKCNSICDEAVVRTLLSKKHPDLAEKYERFLLESYIEDNKRVKWCPSVPHCGNAVRTEDDNLCEVECSCGEQFCFNCLSEAHSPCSCLMWELWTKKCRDESETVNWITVHTKPCPKCHKPVEKNGGCNLVSCICGQAFCWLCGGATGRDHTWSSIAGHSCGRYKEQEKTAERAKRDLYRYMHYHNRYKAHTDSFKLESKLKENIQGKIAISEEKDSTLRDYSWVNNGLSRLFRSRRVLSYSYAFAFYMFGDELFKDEMSEAQREIKQNLFEDQQQQLEGNVEKLSKILEEPFETFQDAKVMELRMQIINVSTIIDKLCQKMYDCIENDLLGSLHLGVHSIAPYKSKGIERASELSDCWNNKANNTGCRDESGCSSRKRARKEGVGGAGFFDLNLPAEFVDRN
- the LOC130747437 gene encoding probable E3 ubiquitin-protein ligase ARI1 isoform X5, with the translated sequence MDDYASTDEEYRYSDQDDSLDDDDDDAFENDGQDYGLLSSKAPTSQVITKESLLAAQRDDLRRVMEMLSVREQHARTLLIYHRWDVEKLFAVYVDRGKEFLFREAGVSVDEHRDSVVHASVMCEICIEDVPSDEATRMDCGHCFCNSSFTGWTEHFIVKINEGQSKRIRCMAHKCNSICDEAVVRTLLSKKHPDLAEKYERFLLESYIEDNKRVKWCPSVPHCGNAVRTEDDNLCEVECSCGEQFCFNCLSEAHSPCSCLMWELWTKKCRDESETVNWITVHTKPCPKCHKPVEKNGGCNLVSCICGQAFCWLCGGATGRDHTWSSIAGHSCGRYKEQEKTAERAKRDLYRYMHYHNRYKAHTDSFKLESKLKENIQGKIAISEEKDSTLRDYSWVNNGLSRLFRSRRVLSYSYAFAFYMFGDELFKDEMSEAQREIKQNLFEDQQQQLEGNVEKLSKILEEPFETFQDAKVMELRMQIINVSTIIDKLCQKMYDCIENDLLGSLHLGVHSIAPYKSKGIERASELSDCWNNKANNTV